The following proteins are co-located in the Bubalus bubalis isolate 160015118507 breed Murrah chromosome 21, NDDB_SH_1, whole genome shotgun sequence genome:
- the ZNF660 gene encoding zinc finger protein 660: MRRKTRNFKQKTVQDNKTLTEVSDQESEKDGPTINERIQAAKRQYVCTECGKAFSQSANLTVHERIHTGEKPYKCKECGKAFSHSSNLVVHRRIHTGLKPYTCSECGKSFSGKSHLIRHQGIHSGEKTYECKECGKAFSRSSGLISHHRVHTGEKPYTCIECGKAFSRSSNLTQHQRMHKGKKVYKCKECGKTCVSNTKIMDHQRIHTGEKPYECDECGKAFILKKTLNEHQRLHRREKPYKCNECGKAFTSNRNLIDHQRVHTGEKPYKCNECGKTFRQTSQVILHLRTHTKEKPYKCSECGKAYRYSSQLIQHQRKHNEEKEMS; encoded by the coding sequence ATGAGGAGAAAGACAAGAAACTTCAAACAGAAGACAGTTCAAGACAATAAAACACTCACAGAAGTGAGTGaccaagaatctgaaaaagatggcCCTACAATAAATGAGAGAATTCAGGCTGCAAAGAGACAGTATGTGTGTACTGAGTGTGGGAAAGCCTTTAGTCAGAGTGCAAACCTCACAGTACATGAACGAatccacacaggagagaaaccctataaGTGTAAGGAGTGTGGAAAAGCCTTTAGTCATAGCTCCAACCTGGTTGTTCATCGGAGAATCCACACAGGATTGAAGCCTTACACGTGCAGCGAATGTGGGAAATCTTTCAGTGGTAAGTCCCACCTTATTCGGCACCAGGGAATCCACAGTGGGGAGAAAACCTATGAATGTAAGGAGTGTGGGAAAGCCTTTAGTCGGAGTTCTGGCCTGATTTCACATCACAGAGTTCACACTGGTGAGAAGCCCTACACCTGTATtgaatgtggaaaagcctttagCCGTAGTTCAAACCTTACTCAACATCAGAGAatgcacaaaggaaaaaaagtttacaaGTGTAAGGAGTGTGGGAAAACATGTGTTTCTAATACAAAGATTATGGaccatcagagaattcacactggtGAGAAGCCTTATGAATGTGATGAGTGTGGAAAAGCTTTCATCTTAAAGAAGACCCTTAATGAACATCAGCGACTTCATCGTAGAGAGAAACCCtacaaatgtaatgagtgtgggAAAGCTTTTACTTCTAATCGAAATCTTATTGATCATCAGAgagttcacactggagagaaaccctataaaTGTAATGAGTGTGGAAAAACCTTCAGGCAGACTTCACAAGTGATTCTACATTTGAGAACCCACACGAAGGAGAAACCTTATAAGTGCAGTGAGTGTGGGAAGGCCTATCGTTACAGCTCACAGCTTATTCAACATCAGAGAAAGCATAatgaggagaaagaaatgtcataa